Proteins encoded in a region of the Chryseobacterium piperi genome:
- a CDS encoding M3 family metallopeptidase — MNILTENFNTPYHTAPFNHIKNEDYLPAFKELIKRSEDEINAIVNNPETPTFENIIEALAYSGEKLDVLSNIFFNVNSAETSDELQQIAEEVSPILTEYSSKISQNEPLFNKIKKVYDEREKYNLNEEQKMLLEETYKGFVRSGALLNEEDKEKLKKINMDLSLKSLKFGQNVLASTNAYFKHITNKDDLAGIPDAIIEQYAEEAKERNLEGWVITLQYPSYIPFMTYAENRELRKELALANGKKSFDGGEFDNQELIKEIVSLKQQKAELLGYKNYADFVLEERMAKSPTKVLDFLNELLIKAKPFATTEIDELKLLAKADGIDEMQSYDHPFYAEKLRKAKFDLNDEELKPYFPLNQVQDAVFGLAHQLFGLTFEERNDIPKYHDDVKTYEVKENGEYKALLYVDYFPRKGKRAGAWMTSYKNQYKKNGENSRPHISIVCNFSKPTKDTPSLLTFQEVTTLFHEFGHALHGILANTQYPGLSGTSVKWDFVELPSQFLENFCYEPEFLKTFAKHYKTGAVLPDDKIERIEQSKNFMEGYQTMRQLGFGILDMMYHTNVGELGNESVKEFEDQYTKATQLYPSNPETAMSPSFSHIFQGGYSAGYYSYKWAEVLDADAFQYFKENGIFNPEIAAKYKILLSSGGTKDPMELYKNFRGSEPKVESLLKRAFG; from the coding sequence ATGAATATTCTAACAGAAAATTTCAATACCCCCTACCATACTGCACCTTTTAATCATATTAAAAATGAAGATTATCTTCCTGCTTTTAAAGAGTTAATCAAAAGATCTGAAGACGAAATCAATGCAATTGTCAATAATCCGGAAACACCCACTTTTGAAAATATTATTGAAGCTTTAGCTTATTCAGGTGAAAAGCTGGATGTTCTTTCCAATATTTTTTTCAATGTAAATTCTGCTGAAACAAGTGATGAACTGCAACAGATAGCGGAAGAAGTATCTCCGATTTTAACAGAATATTCTTCAAAGATCTCCCAGAACGAACCTTTGTTCAACAAGATTAAAAAAGTATATGATGAAAGAGAGAAATACAATCTCAATGAAGAACAAAAAATGCTTTTGGAAGAAACATATAAAGGTTTTGTAAGAAGTGGAGCTTTACTGAATGAGGAGGATAAAGAAAAACTAAAGAAGATCAATATGGATCTGTCTTTAAAATCACTGAAATTTGGACAAAATGTACTGGCATCTACTAATGCTTATTTTAAACATATCACCAACAAAGACGATTTAGCAGGAATCCCGGATGCTATAATTGAGCAATACGCTGAAGAGGCTAAAGAAAGAAATCTGGAAGGATGGGTAATAACATTACAATACCCCAGCTATATTCCATTCATGACTTATGCAGAAAATCGTGAACTGAGAAAAGAATTGGCTTTAGCGAATGGTAAAAAATCATTTGACGGCGGAGAGTTCGATAATCAGGAGCTCATCAAAGAGATTGTCAGCCTAAAACAGCAAAAAGCAGAGCTGCTGGGATATAAAAATTATGCTGACTTTGTTTTGGAAGAAAGAATGGCAAAATCCCCCACCAAGGTTCTTGACTTCTTGAATGAGCTGTTGATAAAAGCGAAGCCTTTTGCCACAACAGAAATTGATGAATTAAAATTATTGGCTAAGGCTGATGGTATTGATGAAATGCAGTCTTATGATCATCCGTTTTATGCTGAAAAACTTCGTAAAGCAAAATTTGATCTGAATGACGAAGAGCTAAAACCATATTTCCCATTGAACCAGGTACAAGATGCCGTATTCGGATTAGCGCATCAGCTCTTTGGGCTAACCTTTGAGGAAAGAAATGACATTCCGAAATATCACGATGATGTAAAAACCTATGAAGTAAAAGAAAATGGCGAATATAAGGCTTTACTTTATGTAGACTATTTTCCAAGAAAAGGAAAAAGAGCGGGAGCATGGATGACAAGCTACAAAAATCAATACAAAAAGAATGGCGAAAATTCACGTCCGCATATCTCTATTGTCTGCAATTTTAGTAAACCGACAAAAGATACTCCTAGTTTATTGACATTCCAGGAGGTAACCACATTATTCCATGAGTTTGGTCACGCCCTTCATGGAATACTGGCTAATACTCAGTACCCGGGTCTTTCAGGAACTTCCGTAAAGTGGGATTTCGTAGAATTACCATCACAGTTTCTTGAAAATTTCTGTTACGAACCCGAATTCCTGAAGACTTTTGCCAAGCATTATAAAACCGGAGCAGTGCTTCCTGATGATAAAATCGAAAGAATAGAACAATCCAAAAACTTTATGGAAGGCTATCAGACGATGAGGCAATTAGGTTTCGGAATTCTGGATATGATGTATCATACTAATGTAGGAGAATTAGGCAACGAAAGTGTGAAAGAATTTGAAGATCAGTATACAAAAGCAACTCAGCTTTATCCTTCTAACCCTGAAACAGCTATGAGCCCAAGTTTCTCACACATTTTCCAGGGTGGATATTCTGCAGGCTATTACTCGTACAAGTGGGCGGAAGTACTGGATGCCGATGCATTTCAATATTTTAAAGAAAACGGAATTTTTAACCCTGAAATTGCTGCTAAATATAAAATACTTCTCTCTTCAGGAGGTACAAAAGATCCGATGGAAC